A single window of Desulfobotulus pelophilus DNA harbors:
- a CDS encoding nucleotidyltransferase family protein, with the protein MKAFLLAAGLGTRLQPLTHRIPKCLIPIHGRPLLGIWLDHLASCGVKEVCINTHYLADQVEAFLKKQVESDLLVHSIHESQLLGSAGTLLANRDFVPPGETFLILYADNLTNYRLSDLVTAHEVNRTKGGVLTMALFRAENPAACGIVDLDMDGRITVFEEKPINPVSNLANAGIYAADTELFSLLETCFPGCYPYDLGRHLLPAIPNRLFGFPMQGYLRDIGTPVSLETACREWPYFV; encoded by the coding sequence ATGAAAGCCTTTCTTCTGGCAGCCGGGCTGGGCACGCGGCTGCAACCCCTGACCCACAGGATTCCCAAATGCCTGATTCCCATTCATGGTCGTCCTCTGCTGGGGATCTGGCTGGATCATCTGGCATCATGCGGTGTGAAAGAAGTCTGTATAAATACCCACTATCTGGCAGATCAGGTGGAAGCTTTTCTCAAAAAACAGGTTGAATCCGATCTTCTGGTTCACAGCATACATGAATCACAACTTCTGGGAAGTGCGGGAACCCTTCTGGCCAACAGGGATTTTGTGCCACCTGGAGAAACCTTTCTGATTCTCTATGCCGATAATCTGACAAATTACAGATTATCGGATCTGGTAACTGCCCATGAAGTGAACCGAACAAAAGGCGGGGTTCTGACCATGGCTCTTTTCAGGGCTGAGAATCCTGCTGCCTGCGGCATTGTTGATCTGGATATGGATGGCAGAATCACCGTTTTTGAGGAAAAACCGATCAACCCGGTTTCCAACCTTGCCAATGCGGGGATATACGCAGCAGATACGGAACTGTTTTCTCTGCTGGAAACCTGCTTTCCGGGCTGTTATCCTTATGACCTGGGTCGGCATCTGCTACCGGCCATTCCAAACCGCCTTTTCGGCTTTCCCATGCAGGGTTACCTCCGGGATATCGGCACACCGGTTTCACTGGAAACAGCCTGCAGGGAGTGGCCCTATTTTGTGTAA
- a CDS encoding NAD-dependent epimerase/dehydratase family protein — protein MHILITGGAGFIGSHTADALLAQGHRVRVLDCLQPTVHPMGLPSYLSPDIEFIRGDVRSKADWVLALDGVDAVYHFAAYQDYLTDFSTFYHVNAVGTALLYEILAEQGDRRRVTKVIVATSQAVMGEGLYHCPSCSWEGVPDIRDESRLKQKYWEHPCPLCGHNLDWQASSESIANPCNPYALSKDAQEKAALRLGRREDIDTTVLRYSIVQGPRQSFFNAYSGAMRIFSLCLYCGRSPLIFEDGLQIRDFVNIHDVVDANLLVLEHPEAKGRILNVGGGRAYTVNTFYETMQNITGKRIAPEKSSHYRYGDTRHIFSDITALQSLGWQPGRGIEESILAYWQHLHESQAQEDILAYADAHMKKLNVIREAKG, from the coding sequence ATGCATATTCTCATTACAGGTGGTGCGGGATTTATCGGTTCCCACACAGCAGACGCCCTCCTGGCTCAGGGACACAGGGTGCGGGTGCTGGACTGCCTGCAGCCAACGGTTCATCCCATGGGGCTGCCCTCCTACCTCTCTCCCGATATCGAGTTTATTCGCGGTGATGTCCGATCTAAGGCAGACTGGGTTCTTGCTCTGGACGGTGTGGATGCCGTCTATCATTTTGCCGCCTATCAGGACTATCTTACGGATTTTTCAACTTTTTATCATGTCAATGCCGTGGGAACCGCCCTTTTGTATGAAATACTGGCGGAACAGGGAGACAGGCGCAGAGTTACAAAGGTAATTGTCGCGACAAGTCAGGCCGTGATGGGTGAAGGACTTTACCACTGTCCTTCCTGTAGCTGGGAAGGAGTTCCCGATATCAGGGATGAAAGTCGACTAAAGCAAAAATACTGGGAACACCCCTGTCCACTTTGCGGCCACAATCTTGATTGGCAGGCTTCATCTGAGTCCATTGCCAATCCGTGTAACCCCTATGCCCTCTCCAAGGATGCCCAGGAAAAAGCGGCCCTGCGCCTGGGAAGGAGGGAAGATATTGATACCACCGTGCTACGTTATTCCATTGTTCAGGGACCGAGACAGTCTTTTTTTAATGCCTATTCTGGTGCCATGCGGATTTTTTCCCTTTGCCTTTACTGCGGAAGAAGCCCCCTTATATTTGAAGACGGCCTGCAAATCAGGGATTTTGTCAATATTCATGATGTGGTGGATGCGAACCTGCTGGTGCTGGAGCACCCCGAAGCAAAGGGACGTATTTTGAATGTAGGTGGTGGCAGGGCATACACAGTCAACACTTTTTATGAAACCATGCAGAATATCACGGGCAAAAGAATTGCACCCGAGAAATCAAGCCACTATCGATATGGCGATACCCGTCATATTTTCTCTGACATAACAGCATTGCAGAGCCTTGGGTGGCAACCCGGACGGGGGATAGAAGAAAGTATTCTTGCCTACTGGCAGCATCTTCATGAAAGCCAGGCACAGGAAGACATTCTTGCCTATGCCGATGCTCACATGAAAAAACTGAACGTCATCCGGGAGGCAAAGGGATGA
- the holB gene encoding DNA polymerase III subunit delta' — MLVDSDSQTEYGFRSLQEQPSVVRTLKGMLDADRLPQGLLFSGMPGTGRDRAARTLMMHENCASPSVPCGACRSCTRIRNGQHPDFIRVTATNGVVRVDSIRSLLERLIRKPHEARRRLVVLEQAESMNLEAANALLKVLEEPPEATCFILLSEDPHRLPATVRSRCQEIRFQPLSLHHLTDTVHGSAPDREAAEAAAKIACGNLDLAFALARESHKRRTLATILAAGLPLAPGTALTLSEWLAPDRVHAETGLSILESLFRDICLAALDPDVLCIHGFSLDCREAILAAGKKILHEESLAIIRRIREVRRGMAQNILPRLALDAILLDLQYPSPCGYTG; from the coding sequence ATGCTTGTGGATTCTGACTCCCAAACTGAATACGGTTTCCGATCTTTACAGGAGCAACCGTCTGTGGTGCGTACCCTGAAAGGTATGCTGGATGCAGATCGCCTGCCTCAGGGCCTTCTTTTTTCTGGAATGCCGGGCACAGGCAGGGACAGGGCTGCACGGACACTTATGATGCATGAAAACTGTGCCTCACCTTCTGTGCCCTGTGGTGCGTGCCGTTCCTGTACCCGAATTCGTAACGGTCAGCATCCCGATTTTATCAGGGTGACGGCTACCAACGGTGTCGTTCGCGTCGACAGCATACGGAGTCTTCTTGAACGGCTGATCCGTAAGCCCCATGAAGCCCGAAGACGTCTGGTGGTGCTGGAACAGGCAGAATCCATGAACCTTGAGGCAGCCAATGCACTGCTCAAGGTACTGGAAGAACCCCCCGAAGCCACCTGCTTCATCCTGCTGAGCGAGGACCCCCACCGGCTTCCCGCAACGGTCCGGTCCCGCTGTCAGGAAATCCGCTTTCAGCCTCTGTCCCTGCACCATCTGACGGATACAGTTCATGGTTCCGCACCGGATCGTGAAGCCGCTGAAGCAGCAGCTAAAATAGCCTGTGGGAATCTTGACCTGGCTTTTGCCTTGGCAAGAGAAAGCCATAAACGCCGCACTCTTGCCACAATCCTTGCAGCAGGCCTGCCCCTGGCACCGGGCACAGCTCTGACCCTTTCCGAATGGCTGGCACCGGACAGGGTCCATGCGGAAACAGGTCTCAGCATTCTGGAAAGTCTTTTCAGGGATATCTGTCTTGCAGCCCTGGACCCTGACGTGCTATGCATTCATGGGTTTTCCTTGGATTGCCGAGAGGCCATCCTGGCCGCTGGGAAAAAAATTCTCCATGAAGAATCTCTGGCCATTATCCGTCGTATCCGTGAAGTCCGACGGGGCATGGCACAAAATATTCTGCCTAGGTTGGCGCTGGATGCGATTCTTCTGGATTTACAGTACCCTTCTCCCTGTGGATACACGGGTTAA
- a CDS encoding D-sedoheptulose-7-phosphate isomerase — MNCQAFASRYIEEFYQAMTAMDKVPFESFCQVMLKAYEEEKTIFVLGNGGSAATASHGMCDINKGVCLELDKKFRMISLCDNIPTITAIANDLDYSMIFVEQLKNLLSPGDILLAISGSGNSENIIKAVSYAHKSGNTVVGISGFDGGRLAEKSHIHIHIPVHDMQKVEDGQMMVLHMLMQSLRQILGLRLC, encoded by the coding sequence ATGAATTGTCAAGCTTTTGCTTCCCGCTATATTGAAGAATTTTATCAGGCCATGACAGCCATGGACAAGGTTCCCTTCGAATCCTTCTGTCAAGTCATGCTGAAAGCTTATGAAGAGGAAAAAACCATATTCGTTCTGGGCAATGGAGGCAGTGCGGCCACTGCCTCCCATGGAATGTGCGATATCAATAAAGGCGTCTGTCTGGAACTTGACAAAAAATTCCGGATGATTTCATTATGCGACAATATCCCTACCATAACCGCCATAGCCAATGATCTGGATTACAGTATGATCTTTGTGGAGCAGCTGAAAAACCTGCTTTCACCCGGAGACATCCTTCTTGCCATTTCAGGAAGCGGGAACTCGGAAAATATTATAAAAGCAGTTAGTTATGCCCACAAGTCTGGCAATACCGTTGTCGGCATTTCGGGTTTTGACGGCGGTCGTCTGGCAGAGAAAAGCCATATTCATATCCATATACCTGTTCATGATATGCAGAAGGTCGAAGATGGACAGATGATGGTGCTCCATATGCTGATGCAGTCTTTGCGGCAGATTCTGGGCCTTCGGCTGTGCTGA
- a CDS encoding HU family DNA-binding protein, with product MNKLELIATLKNEADISKAEAAEVVQIFFDSMTEALARGERVEIRGLCSFFIKEYKSYTGRNPKTGEKVLIQPKKLPFFKCGKELKERVDYPEKAEKRA from the coding sequence ATGAACAAACTGGAGCTGATTGCAACGCTCAAAAATGAAGCCGACATTTCCAAAGCGGAAGCTGCGGAAGTGGTTCAGATTTTTTTTGATTCCATGACAGAAGCCCTGGCGCGCGGAGAAAGGGTTGAAATCCGTGGGCTGTGCAGCTTTTTTATCAAAGAGTATAAAAGCTATACGGGCAGAAACCCCAAAACCGGTGAAAAGGTACTTATTCAACCCAAGAAACTCCCCTTTTTCAAATGCGGCAAAGAGCTTAAGGAAAGGGTTGACTATCCGGAAAAAGCGGAAAAAAGAGCATAA